The DNA segment AGTTCACGTATATCGATCTCATCGTCTGTAGAATGATGAACATTTTTAAAAAGTGCATCATCGCACGAATCAGGTCTTAACCTTGAATCTTGTAAATATGTGTTTGTTTCGCTCGACATTGAAACTTATTCTCGCAGAGTTAATTCTTTAGTTAGAATAGTGCTAGATAAAATTAATAAACGCTAACTAAGAACATCAGCATAGTGACTTGTAGAATCACAAATGGCACTGATGTTCTCATCAATTTCCTAGTTTCTATAGACCTGAGATAGCAGAAATTGCTACGGCAGTATTATAAATTATGCCTGTTACTTGCGACCAGAGTGTCAGGTTATCTTTATATTCAGTATCTAATGGAACAATCACAGTATCACCAGGTTGCAATTGCTCACCACCGCTAAACCAGCTTGAACGCGAAGGCATTAGAACTGAACCATTAGCCTGAATAACATAGGTTCTTCCCTCATCAGCACGTTCTCTCGCACCACCTGACATTGCTAGATACTGGTCGATTGTTAAACCTTCTTTAAATCTATGGGTAGCAGGATGTTGGACTTCGCCCATCACAGAGATCGTTTGTTTAGTTGAAGGGACATATAAAATGTCAGCATCTTCTAACTGCAAATCAGCCTGAGTAATACCGAGTGAAATTGCTGGTAAATCCACGACTAAACGACCAACCGCTTTAATGTTTTCAAGGTCGGTTAACATTAACTGTGCATCGGCATAATTAACTACTGTGCCATCTTTTGAAATCCCGCGGGTAGCAATATCACGACGGAGCTGGTCAGCCAGCTTTTTGATTTCAATCTGTTCTTGCTGACGCACAGACTCACGCACAAATACTGCCGAAGGTAATGCAGCATATTCAGTAAAACCACCTACACGAGTGATTAAATCGCTTAAGGTTTCACCACGACGAATATTGTAACGACCAGGGAATTTCACCTCACCTCTTACTTCAACCACTTTGGTTTCTTGCCAGTCAGGCGTGGTCATTACAGTGAGAATATCTCTGCCAGATAACAACAAATTTGCACTTGAGTTATTTTGCAGCGCTAACGCTAAGTCAATATTCTTATGCTCAGTCTTTGAGCCTGAATTATCAACTACCGTTGAGGTTAATTCAGCTCTGGCTGTGTAGGCGCCTTCTTTTAGGCCACCAGCTGCAACAACCAAATCATTCACTTTTGCTCCCGCTGTTAGTGGATACAACCCAGGTAAACGTACCTGACCATCAATCCCAACAACCTGAATACCAGCACCTGCTCTGCCCTGATTATTAAGCTTGACCATAACAGGATAGAGTAATTCTTGACGTGCCATTTGATTACTGAGTTTGAGTAACTCAGTGTCATCAAATAAGTTAGCCAACATTTTGTTGACTACGCCTTTGACCACGGCCACATCTTCTGAGTCTGTTTTGTCTGTTACAACTACACCAGCCAACTGCGTGCGCTGAGTTATTCTGCTCTTATCAAGCTGAACAAAGCCTGCTTTGAATAAATCTGAACTGATCAAGGTATTAGTGTTTAAAGAAGTAACCTTCTCAACACGTTGTTTAACTAACTTGTTAAGCTCAAAACGGTTTTGCACATCGTCAGAAAAGTTAAAAACAATTACTTTATCACGAGCTTTTAACTCAATATCTTGGTCACTATTATTATTACTAATCGCTTTTCCAGGTGAAAACTGATGGACTTCAATATCCCCATATTCGTTAACTTCACGAACGACCAAGGCATAATCTAAATCAGCAGAGATGGCTAAATCTCCCCAAATAGAAGGAAAGATATCGCTAATTTTTTGTCCTGCGAACCATTGGTATTTACCAGGACGAACAACTGCCCCCACAACGGTCACAGCACTTTCAAATTGTTCTGAGGCGTTTTTAACACGAATCACATCACCCGCTTTGGCTAGAGTCATTTTCCCCTGATCACTGGTGAGGTCGACGTTGACAACAGTTTTTAACGATTTGCTGTTGTAACGCTCAATAGAGCTGCTTTTAGGGTATGCCCCAGGATTTAAACCAGCGGCCATTGTAATAACATCAGCCATGGTTTCATTGTTTTTTAACTCATAAATAGCGGGACGTCTTACTTCACCAGAGACACTTACTAGGCCACCAATAGACGGAATAAACACTACATCACCAGAATGTAAGCGAAGGTCGCCTGATGCATCACCCTTTAGCAGTAAGTCATATAAGTCTAGGGTTCCAACGAGCTTACCATTTCGTTTTAATTGAATATTACGTAACGAGCCAATTTCGTTAACACCACCAGCAACGAACAGCGCTTGTGTAATAGTCGATAAGCTAGAAACTGTATATGAACCAGGTTTGTAAGCATCACCTGCCACAAAGATACGAATTGAGCGTAATTCACCCATGGTGATATTGGATTCAATACCTATCATCTGTTGCTGAATACGTTGCGCCAGAGTTTCTCTCAATTCGGAAAACGTTAAACCATTTACAGGGATAGGGCCTAACTCAGGGAATTGAATCACTCCTTCGCGATTTATCACTAAGTCGTATTCTTTATTCTCTTTTCCATAAAGCTGCACTTTGATGTTATCGCCAGGCCCAACAAGATATTCGCTGGGTACTGGCACATCGGATACTGGCGCAAAAGTGCTTGGCTCACCCGCAAACATTTCATAACCAAAACGACGAAGTTTGAGGTTAGAAGAGTCCACAGAAAAATCTAATTCAGCTTTCTCTTTCTTATCATTTGTTGCGTTAGTACGCTCAGGCTGAACTTGACGCTCGGAAACAACCTGCGGATTAGCTATCTGTGGCTGCGTTTGACTACCAGAAATAATACTGGGATCAATTCCGTATTGTCTTGCTAAGCGCTGTTGTTCTGCTTTGGGTAATTGTTTGAATTGTTCAATCATTTGCGGAGAGGGTGTAAGCGCTTGCGCTTGAGAGCACATCAATATAGAGGCACTTAAACCCATTAGGATGAATTTTTTGACTTGTTGTAACACCAGATATCTCCGATAGGTAAATACAAACCACCACTACACTCAAAATACACAGAATGAGTAACTGAGCGTAAACTAAACATTTATTGTTGAGGAGAATGCTATAGCAATCACCACGATTCTTTGGACAAAGGGAACAAGGGGAGATGATGATTGCAGCGTCCATTTAAGAAAAATGGTAACATTTAGGCACGCTACCGCCCATGGATCACGGTTTCCAAAATCCCCTTCGCAATGCGAACTTCATAATTATCAATTAGATAAGTTAATTTAAAATCTGTAATGATTAGAATTCACAAAATAGATCACATTCTAACCATACACTTACTCATGAGCTTTTACTCAAAAAAGCTTAAACAAGTAAGAGTGTACTATCCAACACGCTAAGTGTTGTACAAAATGCTACTTCTTTTTTATGTTTGATGTTCAGAACCCGATGCTATTGAAACAACAAACCGAAACTATCTACAACGAAATACTCTAAATGGTTTAAGCATCGATGACATAGATATTCACTGAAGTAATTCGCAACACACGCTAGTTACCATGTTTATCGAGTTATAACCTCGTGACCGAATTTTCTGGAACAACTACAACTTTGCTCTGCCCCATAATATTAAACAACACATGACAGCGCTTGTTCGGGCATTTCTCTTGAAAAATGCCTTCTAAATCCACAAAAGGGCCGTCTTTAAAGCGAATTTTTTCCCCGGTTTTTAGTTCTAATTCATGGTCTAAAACCGCTTGGGAAGGCGTTAATTCTTTCATGCGAATGGCGTGAATAATACGATCGTCAATAGGTGTCATTTTTTCTTGGCAGTTGACGATACGGCTCACTCCACGAGTAGAGTTGACCTGCTTAACACTGGTTTGGCTTGGGTCGAAATTGATGAACAGATAATTTGGGAATAGAGGTACACGACAGATCCGCTTCTGCCCGCGTTGAGATTTTTCTTCAGAAACCATCGGTAAGTATGTCTCTAAATTTTGAAGCGCTAAGTTCTGTTGAGCCCTCGCTTCACTACGAGGTTTACAGTACAAAAGGTACCATGCCTTCATTTACTAATCTCACTACCCTATGTTAAGTGACATCCATTCACGGCTCGCAATCATAGCAAAGTTGTGAATAGGGATGGAAGCAGTTTTTTGGCACAAAGGGATTGCCGCTCGGTATCTGAACAGTGGCTGCATATATTAGTAAAATCAGCATTAATCGGTGTTTGCGCTAAGTTGCAGATAATCTCACCAGTTAGCAAGCCAAAATTGACTTTAGTTACTTTTAAAGGGTATATAAGGTGGGATTTTAGCGAAATTATTTAATTTCGCGCGTAAAATATAACTTTTATTATAAAAACGTAACAATAACTCATACGTAAGCCGCGGCAATTCAACAAGTTACTCTTGCTTTAAAGCTTGAGTAAACCAACGAATTCACAGTGGATAAATGAGAAGAGCAACAACCATTTTTCTGTGGTGACATCATCCTGTTTCAGGGGCGCCACAGGCAATCACGAGCTTAAGGTGGAAACTTCATGAGCGTAGCAAAACCACAAGGGACGATGCTTGGTCATCCCAAGGGCCTATTCCTACTATTTACAACAGAACTTTGGGAACGTTTTAGTTATTACGCAATGCGCGCCATTTTGGTGCTGTATTTAGTTGATAAGGTTCAGAGCGAAGGGGGCACGGTTTAGGTTGGACTCAAGCCGACGCCATTTCACTCTACGGAACATTCACGGGTCTTGTTTACTTAACGCCGCTACTCGGTGGCTGGTTAGCAGACACCTTTTAGGCCAACGCCGCGCGATTATGATTGGCGGTACTTTAATGGCCGCAGGTCAATTTATTCTCGGTACGCCGCACGCTTGGGTACCTGGTATGGAAACCGAAGTTTTCTATGTCGGCTTAGGTACCTTGATCTTAGGTAACGGCCTGTTCAAGCCGAATATCTCTACCATGGTAGGCGATCTGTACGAAGAAGGTGATCATCGCCGTGACGGTGCATTCACCATTTTCTATATGGGGATCAACGTCGGTGCTTTCCTATCGGGCATTATCGTAGGTTCTGTGGTGGCGGCTTATGATGGCAACTTCCAAGCCGGCTTTATCTGTGCCGGTATTGGTATGATCCTGTCATTAATCATCCAACTTCTGTTTGCGCAAAAGCTACTTGGTGATATCGGTAGAACCCCAGCTGCTAAGCTTGAAAAGCAAAAAGCGGCAGAAAAAGGCGAAGTTCGCAAAGAGCCACTCACCAAAGTTGAGCGTGACCGTATTAAAGTCATCATGGTGATGGGCTTATTTACCATCATCTTCTGGGCGGGGTTTGAACAAGCTGGCGGCTTGATGAACCTGTTCACGAATGACTTTACCGACCGTATGATCGGTACTTGGGAAGTTCCTACCACTTGGTTCCAATCCTTGAACGCGATGTTTATCGTGATTTTTGCACCTGTTGTAGCCTCGATTTGGGTACGCTTAGGTAAGAATGAACCAAACTCGCCTGTTAAGTTTGCTTTAGGCTTAGTGCTATTAGCCGTTGGCTTCTTATTCATGATCGGTGCCGTTGTTGAGATGGGTGGCGATGCTTCAGCGAAATCGAGCATGTGGTGGTTAGTCGGTGCTTATTTCTTCCACACCATGGGTGAACTTTGCTTATCACCGATTGGTTTATCTATGGTGACTAAGCTAGCCCCATTACGTATTGCTTCATTAATGATGGGTGCTTGGTTCCTGTTCGTTGCTGCAGCTAACAAGATTGGTGGCGTAGTGGGCTCATTCATCGGCCACGGCGGTGAAAAAGAAGAACAGCTTGCCAATGCAATGGCCATTTTCTCGGGTATTGCGATTACTGCTGCGCTTTCTGGTGTGATCTTATACTTCATGGCCGACAAACTTGTGGATTGGATGCATGGCGCAGAAAGCAAGCATCACAACGAAGCCGAAGCGTTAGAAGATGAAATTGCCGTTACCGGTGAGCATGAAGCGATTAAACGTTAATCTGCGTTAGGTTCAATCAATAAAAACGCTGCCATGGCAGCGTTTTTTATTTGTAGCTTAGATAATGAACATAAGCGTCGAGCTAATTTATGATTACATGTCAGAGTAACAGTAGATATCGCCAACCTTCATATTCGTTATCATCGATACGCAC comes from the Shewanella seohaensis genome and includes:
- a CDS encoding SLBB domain-containing protein codes for the protein MLQQVKKFILMGLSASILMCSQAQALTPSPQMIEQFKQLPKAEQQRLARQYGIDPSIISGSQTQPQIANPQVVSERQVQPERTNATNDKKEKAELDFSVDSSNLKLRRFGYEMFAGEPSTFAPVSDVPVPSEYLVGPGDNIKVQLYGKENKEYDLVINREGVIQFPELGPIPVNGLTFSELRETLAQRIQQQMIGIESNITMGELRSIRIFVAGDAYKPGSYTVSSLSTITQALFVAGGVNEIGSLRNIQLKRNGKLVGTLDLYDLLLKGDASGDLRLHSGDVVFIPSIGGLVSVSGEVRRPAIYELKNNETMADVITMAAGLNPGAYPKSSSIERYNSKSLKTVVNVDLTSDQGKMTLAKAGDVIRVKNASEQFESAVTVVGAVVRPGKYQWFAGQKISDIFPSIWGDLAISADLDYALVVREVNEYGDIEVHQFSPGKAISNNNSDQDIELKARDKVIVFNFSDDVQNRFELNKLVKQRVEKVTSLNTNTLISSDLFKAGFVQLDKSRITQRTQLAGVVVTDKTDSEDVAVVKGVVNKMLANLFDDTELLKLSNQMARQELLYPVMVKLNNQGRAGAGIQVVGIDGQVRLPGLYPLTAGAKVNDLVVAAGGLKEGAYTARAELTSTVVDNSGSKTEHKNIDLALALQNNSSANLLLSGRDILTVMTTPDWQETKVVEVRGEVKFPGRYNIRRGETLSDLITRVGGFTEYAALPSAVFVRESVRQQEQIEIKKLADQLRRDIATRGISKDGTVVNYADAQLMLTDLENIKAVGRLVVDLPAISLGITQADLQLEDADILYVPSTKQTISVMGEVQHPATHRFKEGLTIDQYLAMSGGARERADEGRTYVIQANGSVLMPSRSSWFSGGEQLQPGDTVIVPLDTEYKDNLTLWSQVTGIIYNTAVAISAISGL
- the rfaH gene encoding transcription/translation regulatory transformer protein RfaH, with product MKAWYLLYCKPRSEARAQQNLALQNLETYLPMVSEEKSQRGQKRICRVPLFPNYLFINFDPSQTSVKQVNSTRGVSRIVNCQEKMTPIDDRIIHAIRMKELTPSQAVLDHELELKTGEKIRFKDGPFVDLEGIFQEKCPNKRCHVLFNIMGQSKVVVVPENSVTRL